The Microcaecilia unicolor chromosome 6, aMicUni1.1, whole genome shotgun sequence genome includes a window with the following:
- the LOC115472759 gene encoding probable G-protein coupled receptor, giving the protein MANRTEFNVSQTFKTSSFFVGASKLQDIVGIFFMVLLNVIALLANTTLVVVILKNPVLRKFVFVCHLCLVDLFSAILLMPLGIVSSFSFLNMIIFSFIECQTFIFLNVCVISASILTISVISIERYYYIVHPMRYEIRMTVTLVATVLVFIWIKAVLVASLSLMGWPQHHIDINSNRCSIYWSPGAYKKIFVICFSILCFVLPTLIIFIVYCSIYKVARTASLHHGPVPSWTASSRGRSDSLNSQMTIITTRNLPARLSPEWIFGGGKAALMLILIVGQFLFCWLPFFSFQLYFSIHSPSPAVSQVETVVTWLAYSSFAINPFFHGFLNRQIREEFSKLGRHFLNRPINQDFTCSSNEGSTPENFFQFLQRTSSILESRSSYISSSPKSMLEENMVGFRIPGQIPEDTS; this is encoded by the coding sequence ATGGCAAACAGAACAGAATTCAATGTTTCCCAGACCTTCAAAACATCATCTTTCTTTGTGGGCGCTTCCAAGCTCCAGGATATTGTTGGCATTTTCTTCATGGTCCTGCTCAATGTCATTGCACTGTTGGCCAATACGACCTTGGTAGTAGTTATCCTGAAGAacccagtattgagaaaatttGTCTTTGTGTGCCACCTGTGCTTGGTGGACCTCTTTTCTGCCATTCTCCTTATGCCTCTGGGAATTGTTTCTAGCTTCTCTTTTTTAAATATGATTATCtttagcttcattgaatgccagACCTTCATTTTCTTAAATGTCTGCGTCATTAGTGCTTCCATCCTTACCATCTCAGTGATCAGCATCGAAAGGTATTACTACATTGTTCACCCCATGAGATATGAAATCAGGATGACAGTTACCTTGGTGGCCACTGTATTGGTCTTCATCTGGATTAAGGCTGTCCTAGTTGCCTCTTTGTCTTTGATGGGATGGCCACAGCATCATATTGATATAAACTCTAACCGGTGCTCTATATACTGGAGCCCTGGAGCCTAtaagaaaatatttgttatttgctTCAGTATCCTTTGTTTTGTGCTGCCAACCTTAATCATTTTCATTGTCTACTGCAGTATCTATAAAGTTGCCCGGACTGCCTCTCTTCATCATGGACCTGTGCCATCATGGACTGCTAGCTCAAGAGGGCGATCAGATTCTCTTAACAGTCAGATGACTATTATCACAACGAGAAATCTTCCAGCTAGGCTGTCCCCAGAATGGATCTTTGGAGGAGGAAAAGCTGCACTGATGTTGATTCTCATTGTTGGACAGTTCTTATTCTGTTGGTTACCTTTCTTTTCCTTCCAGCTGTACTTTTCCATCCATTCTCCTAGCCCAGCTGTCAGCCAGGTAGAAACAGTTGTCACCTGGCTTGCTTATTCATCCTTTGCTATCAACCCTTTTTTTCACGGCTTTCTGAATCGACAGATAAGAGAGGAATTTTCAAAGCTGGGCCGTCACTTTCTGAATAGACCCATAAACCAAGATTTTACCTGTTCGAGCAATGAAGGCTCTACTCCAGAAAACTTTTTTCAGTTCCTGCAGCGGACCAGCTCCATTTTGGAAAGCAGATCAAGTTACATCAGTTCCAGCCCAAAGAGTATGCTAGAGGAGAACATGGTTGGTTTCAGAATCCCAGGACAAATTCCAGAGGACACTAGTTGA